Proteins co-encoded in one Argonema galeatum A003/A1 genomic window:
- a CDS encoding class I SAM-dependent methyltransferase, with translation MNFSDHFSSQASEYAKYRPRYPEALFEYLAAITPERELAWDCGTGNGQVALSLTAYFQQIYGTDASEKQIAQAFGHDRIRYWATTAERTEIPNSSIDLITVGQALHWFNLEEFYQEVRRVLKPTGAIAVWCYGFFTIPSANEQLNQALHEYYQTVEPFWPPERKLVEEQYQTIPFPFVELTPPPFSMTCEWTAEELIGYLRTWSATQRFIAEYGIEEITKLCDRIAAAWGYLQETKLISWPLSLRVGNRL, from the coding sequence GTGAACTTTTCGGATCATTTCTCTTCCCAGGCAAGCGAGTACGCTAAGTACCGCCCCCGCTATCCAGAAGCACTGTTTGAGTACTTAGCCGCCATAACGCCGGAGCGCGAACTGGCTTGGGATTGTGGGACAGGCAACGGTCAAGTTGCTCTGAGTCTGACTGCCTACTTTCAGCAAATTTATGGGACTGATGCCAGTGAAAAGCAAATTGCTCAAGCTTTTGGGCACGATCGCATTCGTTACTGGGCCACCACAGCCGAACGCACCGAAATTCCCAATAGTTCGATCGATCTGATTACTGTCGGTCAAGCTCTCCACTGGTTCAACTTGGAAGAGTTTTATCAAGAAGTGCGGCGTGTCCTCAAACCGACGGGAGCGATCGCGGTTTGGTGCTACGGGTTTTTTACTATTCCCTCTGCTAATGAGCAACTTAATCAAGCCCTACACGAATATTATCAGACAGTTGAACCGTTTTGGCCTCCAGAAAGAAAATTGGTAGAGGAACAGTATCAAACTATTCCTTTTCCTTTTGTTGAACTAACACCACCGCCCTTTTCTATGACTTGCGAGTGGACTGCTGAAGAACTTATTGGGTATTTAAGAACTTGGTCAGCCACGCAAAGATTTATCGCTGAGTATGGTATTGAGGAAATTACAAAATTATGCGATCGCATCGCCGCCGCTTGGGGTTATCTCCAAGAAACTAAGCTCATTTCTTGGCCTCTTTCCCTCAGAGTTGGTAATCGATTGTAG